From a single Pseudobutyrivibrio xylanivorans genomic region:
- a CDS encoding DUF5979 domain-containing protein, which translates to MVKRKSIIAAVLVAVLAVSGFGVYRTQAAGKIDENKQCTVTVKNPISGYAGVIEVNFYKVADMDSTGQFKTTGVLTDEQLKSLNNATAETQNELAKDAYEALNLGKENAASPTKVLSFDMSNSSQVTNNIDRAMYLCVPQTAFDTTTQYNFEYYLVSVPSSNYIQSTKVDESGNIVSDSDDSWNYNVELLLKSKASQRFGKLEIAKTLKTFNQSLGTASFVFEVEGVDESGKTILSNVYTMNFDSAKTDSIVIDNIPAGTVCHVTEVYSGASYTEVAVPVENASEEGVTIIADDTVSVEFVNDYDNRLEVGGVSVENHFEKSGETEFKWKGSNAN; encoded by the coding sequence GTGGTTAAGAGAAAAAGTATCATAGCGGCTGTGCTTGTGGCAGTGCTTGCGGTATCAGGCTTTGGCGTGTACAGAACTCAGGCAGCGGGAAAGATTGACGAGAATAAACAGTGCACGGTTACTGTTAAGAATCCTATCTCAGGTTACGCGGGAGTAATCGAGGTTAATTTCTACAAGGTTGCTGATATGGATTCGACGGGTCAGTTTAAGACCACAGGAGTTCTGACAGATGAACAGCTTAAATCTTTAAACAATGCCACAGCGGAAACTCAAAATGAGTTGGCAAAGGATGCTTATGAAGCGTTGAATCTTGGCAAAGAGAATGCAGCCTCTCCAACAAAGGTTTTATCCTTTGATATGAGTAATTCAAGTCAGGTCACAAATAATATCGACAGAGCAATGTATCTTTGCGTTCCTCAGACTGCGTTTGATACTACTACTCAATACAACTTTGAATATTATTTAGTTTCAGTTCCATCAAGCAATTACATTCAATCAACGAAGGTTGATGAATCTGGAAATATTGTTTCGGATTCCGATGATTCATGGAACTATAATGTGGAGCTTCTTTTGAAGTCAAAGGCTAGTCAGCGCTTTGGAAAACTTGAGATTGCAAAGACTCTGAAGACTTTCAATCAATCCCTTGGAACAGCAAGCTTTGTTTTTGAGGTTGAGGGCGTTGACGAAAGCGGTAAAACAATATTAAGCAATGTTTACACTATGAACTTTGATAGTGCAAAAACAGATAGCATTGTTATTGATAATATTCCAGCTGGAACAGTATGCCATGTTACAGAGGTATATTCTGGTGCAAGCTACACAGAAGTGGCAGTTCCTGTTGAGAATGCCTCTGAAGAGGGAGTGACAATTATTGCAGATGACACAGTTTCTGTAGAGTTTGTAAATGATTATGATAATAGACTTGAGGTGGGTGGAGTCAGTGTTGAGAACCACTTCGAGAAGTCTGGAGAGACAGAGTTCAAATGGAAAGGCTCCAATGCAAATTAA